The sequence ACCCTCGTTTTCTCTGCTTGATACCGTCGCAGAACTTGATTCACGTATCTCGAGGTCACCTCGTTTGGTCCTCTTTAATAAGGAAAATTCAAACCCTAATCATCGTCAATTTCAGAGAGATTCTACTTGTGAAGACACTGAAAAGTATTACGATGctgatgaatttgagaagaaatgtaCGGTGAACGGAGAAAACAGAGTGGTTATTTACACAACAACATTAAGAGGTGTAAGAAAAACATTTGAAGATTGTAATGCAGTGAGAGCAGTTTTTGAGGGATTAGGGATTGTGTTTACTGAAAGAGATATATCAATGGATAGAGGTTTCAGAGAAGAATTGAAAGAATTGCTGAAAGGAGTTAATAGTAGTAATAAACAAGGAAATGTAATGCCAGTACCACCTAGGGTTTTCATTAAAGGAAGATATATTGGTGGATATGAGGAGGTATTTAGAATCCATGAACAGGGTTGTTTGATTCAGTTACTTGAAGGCTTGCCAAAAACTAAAATTGGTGGTGCTGTTTGTGATGGGTGTGGTGGTGTTAGGTTTTTACCATGTTTTACTTGTAATGGGAGTTGTAAAATTGTTAAGAAAGTAGTTGTTAGATGTCCTGATTGTAATGAAAATGGGTTAGTTCTTTGCCCTATTTGTAGCTGAACCTCAATCTAATCTAATAATGTATTACTTCAAAGCTGGCATAATTCTTTGCCCTCCATTTTTGTTGATTAATTGCTTTCTTTTGTATGTGCTGAGTACTATGCTGTTTACTCTAAATTTCAGTTTGAATTCAAATTTGAAACCATTTCAGCTTGTACTTGGACGGTTCAGGCTGCAGAAGCAATGGAGATGATGCTTTTGTCTTTGCTGGTATGCTAGTTGGAGCATACACTTGGGCATATTTTCAGAAAACTACGGAAGGAGGCAGGTCCACTCTATTTAGTTTTCCTTTACTTATCATGTGTTTCCCATGACTTGTGTTTTCCAGTTTTTGTGGATATCCAGTTCGTCAAAAATTTGAAAGCTTTTATACACTAGGGGTTAAGTATCAGTTTGAATTGAGTTTTGAAACCACTTGAGCTTTAAATTTCAGTTTGAATTCAGTTTTGAAACCATTTGAGCTTGTACGTATGCTGAGATGGTTCAAGCTGCAAAAGTAATGGAGATGATGCTTTTGTCTTTTGTTGGACCAGTAGTTGCAGGCTGAATCGGGCCTTTCTTTAAATCAAGAAGGCATGATTCCTAGTGTTGTTTTTGCAGGTATGCTAGTTGGAGCAGCATTACACTTTGGGGCATAGTTTCAGATAACCACTGAAGGAGGCAAGTCCATTCTATTTAGTTTTACCTTTCCATCTTATGTTTCACATGATTGTTCCTCCAGTTTTAAACTACAATCTTTTTGATTCAAACCTTCTCTTTTGCTTTATCTTTAACCGAAGTGAAAAACATGTGTTCCCTATGAATTGTGTTTTCCAGTTTTGAACTACATTTTTTTATGCAAACCTTTTCTTTTGCTTTATCTTTATCGAAGTGAAAAACATGTGTTCCCTATGAATTGTGTTCCAGTTCACTGGGTTATACTTGAAAATCTACAGGATTTATGGATATCCAATTCATCGAGAACCTGATAACTGCTTAAACTACGGGTATACTTTGGTGGTTATACTGTATTGAAATCATCTAATGTATGGTGCTACCATTTGGATTAGATGTAACCGCTAGTCAATACCTAACATGGAGCTTGAATGAAAACAAAACTCTTCTGTTCTGGATAGTGGGATCATAACAGAAGAGTTTGTAATAGGAGGTACTAAATGCCCAATGGCGGCAGTAGGTATGCTACATGGACGTCACCAATCACCAGCTATTTCTCATTGGAGGTTGTAGTATTTCTTGCTGGGACTGCTGTTCTATTCTTTGACTTTGAAACCAAGCGATGCTACCTTACTAATTCTGTAATATCGCCATCATCATCTAATAGCGACATATCACACTGTAATTTGACTGATGAAATACATTATTCTTTTTTTATCATATCTGTCGCAGTTGACTGAAATTCACATCCATGTTTTTTCTTGCTCACAGAAGGGGAGATAGAAAATGTTACACAGTTCTGTGATAAAGACGGTGGCTGCAGTGAGATTCAAACTCGTTTAATGTCAATAGAACATGACTGAAATTGTGGGGAAGTAGAAATGTTTATGAATTCCTGATACTTGTTGAGAATTGAGATACAACAGCAGAAACAACTAAAACATCAATTCCTCTTTATTAAAATGAGAACAGACTGCTAGAGAGACCTCAAGCTACAACTTGAATGGTTTTTTTCCGTTTCTTAGATCTCAAGGACCTGTTTCCAAGATGATCTGCTAGTAATATCATCCCACCAAGCACTCACATGTTTCCTGTCCTTGATCATATATGCCTTACCAATATCATTCACCAAGTAATGTGTGAAAGGTAAATGAGTAAGATCAGCAAGACTGTAAAAATCTCCAGCCAAATACTTGCTCTTTGAAAGCCTCTCTTCATATATGTCCAAAACCTTGCCAAGCTTCTCTTCACTCTCTTCCATTAGCTTCTCATCAATAGGCAATCCCATCTTTGGATGAAATAGGAGATGCTTTACTAAGTTGTATATGGGTGGATGATAATTCTGGCTTTCAACTTCTAGCCATTGTTCTACTACGGCCCTTTCTTCTACTGTCTTTCCAAGCAAATCTGGTCCCTGTTCCCTGTACTTCTCCGCGTAGTACCGTATGATCGCCCTTGATTCTGAACAAACAAGAATTGAAATGCAGAATCTTAGTCAGGGAATGAATAATCAAACAAGAACTGAAATTCAGTATCTTAATTAGCGAATGAACAGTGTCATGCCATGGGAATATGTACTTTATGCCTTACCATAGAGAATGAAGTCACCATCTTGTATTGCTGGGACAACTCCAAAGGGCTGCAATTTGAGGAATTCAGGTTGCTTATGTTCGCCTTTCATCAAATCAACAGGTATGATCTCAAATTCCACATTCTTTTCGATTAAGCAACTGAGGACTCTTCTCGATGCGGATGCCATAGCCGTTCCATATAC comes from Papaver somniferum cultivar HN1 chromosome 7, ASM357369v1, whole genome shotgun sequence and encodes:
- the LOC113298966 gene encoding uncharacterized protein At5g39865-like, translating into MGCASSSLLDQDDEFTQIGGSTGIGHHFVSLTSTTYGLLTVDSTKKSTEQNPPTPPRFIGSFLKTSPLSEAKSVRSEPVPEVINSWELMAGLDSESARFSPINNPKPSFSLLDTVAELDSRISRSPRLVLFNKENSNPNHRQFQRDSTCEDTEKYYDADEFEKKCTVNGENRVVIYTTTLRGVRKTFEDCNAVRAVFEGLGIVFTERDISMDRGFREELKELLKGVNSSNKQGNVMPVPPRVFIKGRYIGGYEEVFRIHEQGCLIQLLEGLPKTKIGGAVCDGCGGVRFLPCFTCNGSCKIVKKVVVRCPDCNENGLVLCPICS
- the LOC113298967 gene encoding glutathione S-transferase F9-like, whose product is MVVKVYGTAMASASRRVLSCLIEKNVEFEIIPVDLMKGEHKQPEFLKLQPFGVVPAIQDGDFILYESRAIIRYYAEKYREQGPDLLGKTVEERAVVEQWLEVESQNYHPPIYNLVKHLLFHPKMGLPIDEKLMEESEEKLGKVLDIYEERLSKSKYLAGDFYSLADLTHLPFTHYLVNDIGKAYMIKDRKHVSAWWDDITSRSSWKQVLEI